A stretch of the Streptomyces sp. NBC_00654 genome encodes the following:
- a CDS encoding phytanoyl-CoA dioxygenase family protein, whose translation MTTAFRDQHLAPPESSTRSGSPADPARYDLSHYAENGFAMLPDVLDEDDIRELRAEAAAVCRGERGPLPGVPEKADETPLSDAASDPRTPEERDADTMRDFLCIHQPHKVSSVLRSALSLPALVTALTGVIGPDVKAMQSMLFIKSEGKPGQAWHQDEYFIPTRDGSLTAAWIALDDATVRNGCLWVLPGSHRRGIIHPARAQQDVRFDCSDEAYGFPYREEDAVPVEVPAGTVVLFNGYLLHRSLPNSAERGFRRALVNHYMSASSLLPWGALPEGEWVARHDYRDIVLVAGSDPYAWKGTADLTTAHVRPSGEGGCGT comes from the coding sequence ATGACGACAGCCTTCCGCGACCAGCACCTCGCGCCTCCCGAATCCAGCACCCGCTCCGGCTCCCCCGCCGATCCGGCCCGCTACGACCTTTCGCACTACGCCGAGAACGGCTTCGCCATGCTCCCCGATGTCCTGGACGAGGACGACATCCGCGAACTGCGCGCCGAGGCGGCAGCCGTCTGCCGCGGAGAGCGTGGGCCGCTGCCCGGAGTTCCTGAGAAGGCGGATGAAACGCCACTGTCCGACGCCGCCTCCGACCCCCGGACCCCGGAGGAGCGCGACGCGGACACCATGCGGGACTTCCTCTGCATCCACCAGCCGCACAAGGTCTCGTCCGTCCTGCGCTCCGCCCTCTCCCTCCCTGCTCTGGTGACCGCTCTCACCGGCGTGATCGGGCCGGACGTCAAGGCCATGCAGTCGATGCTGTTCATCAAGTCCGAGGGGAAGCCCGGCCAGGCCTGGCACCAGGACGAGTACTTCATACCCACCCGGGACGGCTCGCTGACCGCCGCCTGGATCGCGCTGGACGACGCCACCGTACGCAACGGGTGCCTCTGGGTGCTGCCCGGCTCCCACCGACGCGGCATCATCCACCCGGCCCGCGCACAGCAGGACGTCCGTTTCGACTGCTCCGACGAGGCGTACGGCTTCCCCTACCGGGAGGAGGACGCGGTCCCCGTGGAGGTGCCCGCCGGCACCGTCGTCCTCTTCAACGGCTATCTGCTGCACCGCTCGCTGCCCAACTCGGCGGAGCGGGGCTTCCGCCGGGCCCTGGTCAACCACTACATGTCCGCCTCGTCCCTGCTGCCCTGGGGCGCCCTGCCCGAGGGGGAATGGGTGGCCAGGCACGACTACCGGGACATCGTGCTCGTCGCCGGGAGCGATCCGTACGCCTGGAAGGGCACGGCGGACCTGACGACCGCCCATGTCCGCCCCAGCGGTGAAGGCGGGTGCGGGACCTGA
- a CDS encoding SDR family NAD(P)-dependent oxidoreductase, translating into MPADHTTFPSAAPFSCFSLAGQTALVTGAAGGLGRAQCLALGTAGARVIVSDLDPEAAEETCASLREQAIDCSPLALDAAEPSSIDAAFDALEACGDIPDVLVNNAGVSLRNSALEATFGEFDTMLSVNLRGTYFTVQRAARAMRKRGGGRIINLASIGGLVVDGERSSVYDASKAAVVQVTKNMAYEWGRYGIRVNAIAPGYMRTAMTTDLLPDQAEEHRLVDTHIPLGRIGEPGDLGGAVVYLASAASAYVTGHTLTVDGGWVVAL; encoded by the coding sequence ATGCCGGCCGATCACACCACCTTCCCCTCCGCTGCCCCGTTCAGTTGCTTCTCACTGGCCGGACAGACCGCCCTCGTCACCGGTGCCGCCGGCGGACTGGGCCGTGCCCAGTGCCTCGCACTGGGCACGGCGGGCGCCCGAGTCATCGTCTCCGACCTCGACCCCGAGGCTGCCGAGGAGACGTGCGCGTCCCTCAGGGAGCAGGCGATCGACTGTTCCCCGCTGGCACTCGACGCCGCGGAACCGAGCAGTATCGATGCCGCGTTCGACGCCTTGGAGGCCTGCGGGGACATTCCGGACGTCCTGGTGAACAACGCGGGCGTCTCCTTGCGCAACAGCGCGCTGGAGGCCACCTTCGGAGAGTTCGACACCATGCTCTCCGTCAACCTGCGTGGCACCTACTTCACCGTGCAACGCGCGGCGCGTGCCATGCGGAAGCGTGGAGGCGGACGGATCATCAACCTCGCTTCCATCGGCGGCCTCGTGGTCGACGGTGAACGTTCCTCCGTGTACGACGCGTCCAAAGCCGCCGTTGTCCAGGTCACCAAGAACATGGCTTACGAATGGGGGCGGTACGGGATCAGGGTCAATGCCATCGCACCCGGCTACATGCGTACCGCCATGACCACGGACCTCCTGCCCGATCAAGCGGAGGAACACCGGCTCGTGGACACCCACATCCCGCTCGGGCGCATCGGAGAGCCCGGTGATCTCGGTGGTGCCGTGGTCTACCTGGCTTCGGCGGCGTCCGCGTACGTGACCGGCCATACGCTGACGGTCGACGGCGGCTGGGTGGTGGCGCTGTAG
- a CDS encoding GntR family transcriptional regulator, whose amino-acid sequence MRSVTVVGDSTAGGEASAPNLLSASAYNTLCSRLVLCEIMPGERLSEPELRSSLGFGTTPVREAIRRLTFERLVVVYPRSGTYATDIALKNSRSVTELRLELEGLAATLACRRGSDAEKQHLLALAEQQAETTNLQECIDLDATFHRAMYAMTRNEDLSATAEIHFNLALRQWYFCSKVVKSPGGTAVDHRPLAEAIIRQDAEAASAHIRDHVLHDSQKVVRILTDYGL is encoded by the coding sequence GTGCGTTCTGTAACAGTCGTCGGCGATTCAACGGCCGGCGGCGAGGCATCCGCTCCGAATCTGCTCAGCGCCTCGGCCTACAACACCCTGTGCTCGCGCCTCGTGCTCTGCGAGATCATGCCCGGGGAACGGCTCAGCGAGCCGGAACTGCGCAGCAGCCTCGGCTTCGGGACAACGCCCGTGCGCGAGGCGATCAGACGGCTCACCTTCGAGCGGCTCGTGGTGGTCTACCCCCGCAGCGGAACCTACGCCACCGACATCGCTCTCAAGAACTCCCGGTCCGTGACCGAGCTCAGGCTGGAACTCGAAGGGCTCGCCGCGACTCTGGCCTGCCGAAGGGGCTCGGACGCGGAGAAACAGCACCTGCTCGCCCTCGCCGAGCAGCAGGCGGAGACCACCAACCTCCAGGAGTGCATCGACCTGGACGCCACGTTCCACCGGGCGATGTACGCGATGACCCGCAACGAGGACCTGTCGGCCACCGCCGAGATCCACTTCAACCTCGCGCTGCGGCAGTGGTACTTCTGCTCGAAGGTCGTGAAGTCTCCCGGCGGTACCGCCGTCGACCATCGACCGCTGGCCGAGGCCATCATCCGGCAGGACGCCGAGGCCGCTTCCGCGCACATCCGTGACCACGTACTGCACGACTCCCAGAAGGTCGTGCGGATCCTGACCGACTACGGGCTGTAG